One segment of Ipomoea triloba cultivar NCNSP0323 chromosome 12, ASM357664v1 DNA contains the following:
- the LOC115999559 gene encoding protein GAMETE EXPRESSED 1-like gives MGQYHKQILLLWFLILLSQSCLSWGGWFFGSGKKDEEEKQQFSSNFPEGNQAGSKIVGSGFSMEPFNNAKGIRLVENARQKMLMGADSCWQMAYQTVFAECSKALHNEELRSRLAWHLSDCFQKHSGRPSFPFCHPKSPMNHCLKTLDDLAQKVYLEFFLETNSICHQLQMDAFKYQTERLVNELKRTAENAEEKIENIEERGEVLLQNSKEIHDSLSMVDLRTQNLEKASKNVEEHVDLVLAHSKAIQQQSRAIEASQKELTDEQARMKGKLVEGMEILQASYSNLDREINELRSEAEEIEKEIGRVGEEMYSKMRVLQSKADDIGNIAGVSLDKQKELLDSQSVALEGLHVLTKFQSQALEESRGTLQQLAETGTKQQEELLRRQEQLQQAHDHLVENSKTILAAQEAFGSKQASMFVAIDKLFALHNAILLESRLMKAFLVYSLSIFLLYMFTSTKQTYNVRPRLYIGLCATFLIEFCILRYGADEMEQQSWMISMVRSVSVAIASIQLLYAICTYRDYEMLNHQMLLTLMEKVNGMQKHKKESSWEEMGSDDSDGEVEDWGSWIENELAEEVDKVQDPDYLLPEEEAAQNSLVTSSAIVTRRYDLRNRYQRF, from the exons ATGGGTCAATATCATAAGCAGATTCTGTTGCTTTGGTTTCTGATTTTGCTGTCACAAAGTTGCCTGTCATGGGGAGGCTGGTTCTTCGGTTCAGGCAAGAAAGACGAGGAAGAAAAACAGCAATTTTCGAGCAATTTCCCCGAGGGAAACCAGGCAGGCTCCAAGATTGTGGGCTCAGGATTCTCCATGGAGCCTTTCAACAATGCAAAAGGAATCAGACTGGTAGAAAACGCAAGGCAGAAGATGTTGATGGGCGCTGATTCTTGTTGGCAGATGGCTTATCAGACTGTGTTTGCAGAGTGCTCAAAGGCCCTTCATAATGAAGAGTTAAGGTCTAGGCTTGCTTGGCATCTCAGTGATTGCTTTCAGAAGCACTCTGGCAGGCCTTCTTTCCCTTTCTGTCACCCCAAATCCCCCATGAATCATTGCCTTAAGACCTTGGATGATCTTGCTCAGAAGGTCTACCTCGAGTTCTTTCTCGAAACCAATTCCATTTGCCATCAATTGCA gaTGGATGCATTTAAATATCAGACAGAGAGACTGGTGAATGAACTGAAGAGAACCGCAGAGAATGCAGAGGAAAAGATAGAGAACATAGAGGAGCGGGGGGAGGTTCTGCTGCAGAACTCGAAAGAAATCCATGATTCTTTATCCATGGTTGATCTCCGAACTCAAAACTTAGAAAAGGCTTCCAAGAATGTGGAGGAACACGTCGACCTTGTGCTGGCACATTCAAAGGCAATACAACAACAGTCCAGGGCGATCGAGGCCTCTCAGAAGGAGCTAACAGACGAGCAGGCGCGAATGAAGGGGAAACTAGTTGAAGGAATGGAGATTCTGCAGGCTTCGTACAGTAATCTCGACAGAGAGATCAATGAGTTGAGGAGTGAGGCTGAGGAGATAGAGAAGGAGATTGGTAGAGTCGGGGAGGAAATGTATTCGAAAATGAGAGTGCTTCAGAGTAAAGCTGATGATATAGGGAACATTGCTGGGGTTTCTTTGGATAAACAGAAAGAACTGTTGGATAGTCAGTCTGTTGCACTTGAAGGCCTTCATGTTCTCACCAAATTCCAGTCTCAAGCTCTTGAAGAAAGCAG AGGAACTCTGCAACAACTAGCAGAAACTGGAACAAAACAGCAAGAGGAACTTCTTAGGAGGCAAGAACAGCTTCAACAAGCACATGATCACCTTGTCGAGAACTCAAAAACAATCCTAGCCGCTCAG GAAGCATTCGGGTCCAAACAGGCAAGCATGTTTGTAGCCATAGACAAACTCTTCGCTTTGCACAACGCTATCCTGCTCGAATCAAGGCTGATGAAAGCTTTCCTGGTTTACTCACTCTCAATCTTTCTGCTCTACATGTTCACCAGCACAAAACAGACTTATAACGTTAGGCCTCGGCTTTATATAG GGCTGTGTGCAACATTCTTGATTGAGTTCTGCATACTTAGATATGGGGCAGATGAAATGGAGCAGCAGTCATGGATGATAAGCATGGTGAGATCAGTGTCAGTGGCCATTGCATCAATCCAGCTTCTGTATGCCATCTGCACATACAG GGACTATGAGATGTTGAACCATCAGATGCTGCTGACACTGATGGAGAAGGTGAATGGGATGCAGAAACACAAGAAGGAGAGTTCATGGGAGGAAATGGGGAGTGATGATTCAGATGGTGAAGTGGAAGACTGGGGTTCGTGGATTGAGAATGAGTTGGCAGAAGAAGTTGATAAAGTGCAGGACCCTGACTATTTGTTGCCAGAAGAAGAAGCTGCACAAAATTCTTTGGTTACCAGTAGTGCAATTGTCACACGGAGATATGATCTCAGAAATCGCTATCAAAGATTCTGA
- the LOC115998631 gene encoding ABC transporter I family member 1-like has translation MSLRRPPLPRLLLNNVACMRNAQQILRHVNVSLHDGGALVLTGTNGSGKSTFLRMLAGFAKPSAGEILWNGHDITNSGVFEQYKLQLNWLSLKDAVKEKFTVLDNVQWFEVLEGKQGKSLPALELVGLGRLANDKARMLSMGQRKRLQLARLLAIDRPIWLLDEPSVALDDDGVKLLETIIGEHRKKGGIVIVATHLPITIDDAMHLRLPPRFPRRMTLVDMLDRGGLE, from the coding sequence ATGTCCTTACGTAGACCACCACTTCCTCGGCTTCTCCTTAATAATGTAGCTTGCATGAGAAATGCCCAGCAAATCCTCCGCCATGTAAATGTTTCTCTCCACGATGGTGGCGCCCTTGTACTGACAGGCACTAATGGCTCTGGAAAAAGTACCTTTTTGCGCATGTTAGCTGGTTTTGCAAAACCGTCAGCTGGTGAGATACTGTGGAATGGTCATGACATCACTAATTCGGGAGTTTTCGAACAGTACAAACTTCAGCTCAATTGGCTCTCTCTCAAGGATGCTGTGAAGGAGAAGTTCACGGTGCTAGACAATGTTCAATGGTTTGAAGTTCTTGAAGGCAAGCAGGGGAAGTCTTTGCCTGCATTAGAACTTGTGGGGCTTGGGAGATTAGCAAACGATAAGGCAAGAATGCTTTCCATGGGACAAAGGAAGAGGTTACAGCTTGCCAGGCTGTTGGCAATTGATCGGCCTATTTGGTTGCTTGATGAGCCTTCAGTGGCGTTGGATGATGATGGCGTGAAATTGCTTGAAACCATTATTGGTGAGCACAGAAAGAAAGGTGGCATTGTCATTGTGGCCACACATCTACCTATTACAATTGATGATGCCATGCATTTGAGGTTACCTCCAAGGTTCCCTCGAAGAATGACATTGGTGGACATGCTTGATCGTGGCGGATTGGAGTAA